A part of Setaria viridis chromosome 8, Setaria_viridis_v4.0, whole genome shotgun sequence genomic DNA contains:
- the LOC117866340 gene encoding cytosolic sulfotransferase 18, which translates to MSQAKEERSATNSSPESHGTDLISKLPMRETPSEPLFLYKNFWFRRIFLERIMLLEATFKARHDDIILATNPKCGTTWLKALSFAITNRSHYDSGNHPLLTRHPQEVIPTIDVEIPLNGDLTFIEKLPPPRILATHMPLSLLPESISIQGCRIVYICRDPKDAFVSRWHFMSEFFGEKPDINVGFNMFCEGVLGYGPYWDHCLEYWRESVIKSDRILFLKYEEMMLEPVKFVKVLASFLGAPFTGEEEDAGVPEEVVRLCSFKTLSGANSSQTEVVQRGSVVVKKSAYFRRGKVGDWVNHISEEMARKLDDIVQEKLKGSGLVF; encoded by the coding sequence ATGTCACAGGCCAAGGAGGAGAGAAGCGCCACAAACAGCTCGCCCGAAAGCCATGGTACTGATCTCATATCCAAACTTCCAATGAGAGAGACTCCGTCAGAGCCACTATTTCTCTACAAGAACTTCTGGTTTCGACGGATTTTTCTTGAGAGGATTATGCTCCTGGAGGCGACCTTCAAGGCTCGCCATGACGATATCATCCTCGCCACGAACCCCAAGTGTGGTACAACTTGGTTGAAGGCTCTCTCATTTGCTATCACCAACCGTTCTCACTATGACTCTGGTAACCACCCGCTTCTCACCCGTCACCCCCAAGAAGTCATTCCAACCATTGACGTTGAAATCCCTTTAAATGGGGACCTgaccttcatcgaaaaactccCGCCTCCGAGGATCCTTGCTACTCACATGCCCCTTTCATTGCTTCCAGAGTCCATAAGCATCCAAGGTTGCCGAATCGTGTACATCTGCCGAGATCCTAAGGATGCATTCGTGTCACGGTGGCACTTTATGAGTGAGTTTTTTGGAGAAAAACCTGATATTAATGTTGGATTCAACATGTTTTGCGAGGGCGTATTGGGCTATGGTCCTTACTGGGATCACTGTCTCGAATATTGGAGAGAGAGCGTTATAAAGTCTGATAGAATTCTTTTCCTAAAGTATGAAGAGATGATGTTAGAGCCGGTAAAGTTTGTCAAGGTGCTGGCATCATTCCTCGGTGCCCCATTTaccggtgaagaagaagatgccgGGGTTCCTGAAGAGGTTGTGAGATTGTGCAGCTTCAAGACGCTTAGTGGAGCGAACAGTAGTCAAACAGAAGTTGTTCAAAGGGGAAGCGTAGTGGTTAAAAAATCAGCATACTTTAGAAGAGGGAAGGTGGGGGATTGGGTGAATCACATTAGTGAAGAAATGGCCAGGAAATTGGACGACATCGTACAAGAGAAACTCAAAGGATCTGGCCTTGTATTTTGA